The following coding sequences lie in one Microvirga sp. 17 mud 1-3 genomic window:
- a CDS encoding ABC transporter permease: MARSPSQPAASGRPSGLLRIVLPLVVIAAAVMAWEFSVRLASIPPYILPAPSLVARTIVADWPLLSASLLVTLRTTALGLLLAVAGGVALAVLFSLSRIVEYSLYPFAVAMQVTPVIAIAPLLLIYMPQETAVLACAWIVAFFPILSNTMLGLQSVDRGLLELFALYGAPPATGWAARLRSRIKILWYLRRPAALPAFLAGLRIAVGLSLIGAVVAEMAAGSAGAGSGLAFRIVESQYRLNIPRLFAALTLLAATGIGLFLLAAALSRRLLRHWHDSALVSEP, encoded by the coding sequence ATGGCTCGCTCGCCTTCACAGCCCGCCGCCTCGGGACGGCCCTCCGGGCTCCTCAGGATCGTCCTGCCGCTTGTGGTCATCGCGGCCGCCGTCATGGCCTGGGAATTCTCCGTGCGACTTGCAAGCATCCCTCCCTACATTCTGCCGGCGCCGAGCCTGGTCGCCCGCACCATCGTGGCGGACTGGCCCCTCCTCTCGGCCTCGCTCCTCGTGACCCTTCGCACGACGGCCCTCGGCCTCCTCCTGGCCGTCGCGGGCGGCGTGGCGCTGGCCGTGCTCTTCAGCCTGTCCCGGATCGTCGAATATTCCCTCTATCCCTTCGCGGTCGCCATGCAGGTGACGCCGGTGATCGCCATCGCGCCCCTGCTCCTCATCTACATGCCCCAGGAGACGGCCGTCCTCGCCTGCGCCTGGATCGTCGCGTTCTTTCCCATTCTCTCCAACACCATGCTCGGCCTCCAATCGGTGGATCGCGGCCTCCTCGAGCTCTTCGCCCTCTACGGCGCGCCACCCGCGACCGGATGGGCGGCACGTCTGAGATCCCGGATCAAGATCCTCTGGTATCTGCGCCGGCCGGCGGCCTTGCCGGCCTTCCTGGCGGGCCTGCGCATCGCCGTGGGGCTCTCGCTCATCGGGGCGGTCGTAGCCGAGATGGCCGCAGGCTCGGCAGGAGCGGGCTCCGGCCTCGCCTTCAGGATCGTCGAGAGCCAATACCGCCTCAACATCCCGCGCCTGTTCGCGGCCCTGACGCTTCTGGCCGCCACCGGCATCGGGCTGTTCCTCCTCGCGGCGGCCTTATCACGCAGGCTTCTGCGTCACTGGCACGACAGCGCCCTTGTTTCGGAACCCTGA
- a CDS encoding TfoX/Sxy family protein yields MDRVPVSTLSGIGAVTQKRLEEAGIGTVADLRALGSVEAYRRLRFMSPRQVSLNALYALEAALRGCHWLDLPSSVKTVLQQEATAIDEALRRGLSPRCRRD; encoded by the coding sequence ATGGACCGGGTTCCGGTCAGCACTCTTTCGGGCATCGGAGCCGTGACGCAGAAGCGGCTGGAGGAAGCCGGGATCGGTACCGTGGCGGATCTGCGCGCACTTGGATCGGTCGAGGCCTATCGGCGCCTCCGATTCATGTCGCCGCGCCAAGTGTCCCTGAACGCTCTTTATGCTTTGGAGGCGGCCCTGCGGGGATGCCACTGGCTCGACCTGCCATCCTCGGTTAAGACCGTTCTTCAGCAGGAAGCCACTGCGATAGACGAGGCGCTGCGTCGGGGCCTGTCCCCACGCTGCCGCCGCGACTGA
- a CDS encoding MarR family winged helix-turn-helix transcriptional regulator, translating to MDTDIKHPGVKSVGWALVQAARLHRSRTGDKLSELGLFAGQEQVLQALAHSGPMTMGDLALILRVRPPTASKTISRLSSLKLVERHTEPGDARVVRVKLTREGKKKAAAINALWDEVENELLSGFDNKDRKRLRKLLRRAAKNLADITGADPSSFDGDDEGDELTLMDEPAVATA from the coding sequence ATGGATACCGATATCAAGCATCCGGGCGTGAAGAGCGTCGGGTGGGCCCTGGTTCAGGCGGCGCGGCTCCATCGCAGCCGCACGGGAGACAAGCTCTCGGAACTCGGCCTTTTCGCCGGGCAGGAGCAGGTCCTGCAGGCCCTGGCCCATTCGGGCCCGATGACCATGGGCGACCTGGCGCTGATTCTGCGCGTGCGTCCGCCCACCGCCTCCAAGACCATCTCGCGGCTCTCGTCCCTGAAGCTGGTGGAGCGCCACACGGAGCCGGGCGATGCCCGCGTCGTGCGGGTCAAGCTGACCCGTGAGGGCAAGAAGAAGGCCGCCGCGATCAATGCCCTGTGGGACGAGGTCGAGAACGAGTTGCTGTCCGGGTTCGACAACAAGGACCGCAAGCGCCTACGCAAGCTCCTGCGTCGGGCAGCCAAGAATCTCGCCGATATCACCGGCGCCGATCCGAGCAGCTTCGACGGAGACGACGAGGGTGACGAACTCACGCTCATGGACGAGCCGGCCGTCGCGACAGCCTGA
- a CDS encoding ABC transporter substrate-binding protein gives MALSLVAGLSLAPATARAQAPLTEVTFGTNWLAQAEHGGYYQALADGTYEKYGLKVTIVPGGPRANNRMLMTVGKLDFYMGGSLIQAFSAVEKDIPTLVVAAHFQKEPQVLLSHPGQGLDTFESLKSSNDILLSKDGFATFFQWMKAEYGFRDEQVKPFGFTPAPFIANPRAVQQGYATAEPLVIEKAAGFKPNVFLLADYGFSTYSTTVETRRETVEKNPDLVQRFVDASTIGWYNYLYGDNAKANALIKRDNPEMTDELIAYSIAKMKEYGIADSGDTATLGIGAMTDARMKDFFDKMVKAGLFKADLDYRKAYTLHFVNKGVGLDLRK, from the coding sequence ATGGCTCTGTCACTGGTCGCGGGACTGAGCCTGGCCCCGGCGACCGCGCGGGCTCAAGCTCCGCTCACTGAGGTGACCTTCGGCACCAACTGGCTCGCGCAGGCGGAGCACGGGGGCTATTATCAGGCCCTTGCCGACGGCACCTATGAGAAATACGGCCTCAAGGTCACGATCGTCCCGGGCGGCCCACGGGCCAACAACCGGATGCTGATGACCGTCGGCAAGCTCGACTTCTACATGGGCGGCAGCCTGATCCAGGCCTTCTCGGCCGTGGAGAAGGACATTCCCACCCTCGTGGTCGCGGCCCATTTCCAGAAGGAGCCGCAGGTCCTCCTGAGCCATCCGGGCCAGGGGCTCGACACATTCGAATCCCTGAAGTCCTCGAACGACATCCTGCTCTCGAAGGACGGCTTCGCGACCTTCTTCCAATGGATGAAAGCCGAATACGGCTTCAGGGACGAGCAGGTGAAGCCTTTCGGGTTCACGCCTGCGCCCTTCATCGCCAATCCCCGGGCGGTCCAGCAGGGCTATGCCACGGCCGAGCCTCTCGTGATCGAGAAGGCGGCGGGTTTCAAACCCAACGTCTTCCTGCTCGCCGATTACGGCTTCAGCACCTACTCGACCACGGTCGAGACGCGCCGCGAGACGGTTGAGAAGAACCCGGACCTCGTGCAGCGCTTCGTCGATGCCTCGACCATCGGCTGGTACAATTATCTCTACGGCGACAACGCAAAGGCCAACGCGCTCATCAAGCGCGACAACCCGGAGATGACGGACGAGCTGATCGCCTATTCGATCGCCAAGATGAAGGAATACGGCATCGCGGATTCAGGTGACACCGCCACCCTCGGCATCGGCGCCATGACCGATGCGCGGATGAAGGATTTCTTCGACAAGATGGTGAAGGCCGGCCTCTTCAAGGCGGATCTCGACTACAGGAAGGCCTATACGCTCCACTTCGTGAACAAGGGCGTGGGCCTGGATCTCAGGAAATAG
- a CDS encoding ABC transporter ATP-binding protein, with protein MVDPALPLVALNGVTKVFANGLTALADFSLQVLEGECVTLLGPSGCGKSTALRLLAGLTAPTQGSVTWPGSALSDHRHEIGFVFQDPTLMPWADVADNVWMPLRLRGVSKREAGDRITESLTRVGLEDFARAYPRELSGGMRMRVSIARALALKPRLLLMDEPFGALDEITRFRLNDDLLRLKRELGCTIVFVTHSVFESVYLADRVVVMSARPGTAVADIRIGAPAGRDMDFRTSHRYAELCRDVSNALAGAVPDGAL; from the coding sequence ATGGTAGATCCTGCTCTCCCCCTCGTTGCCCTGAACGGCGTGACCAAGGTCTTCGCCAACGGTCTCACGGCCCTGGCGGATTTCTCACTCCAGGTCCTCGAGGGCGAATGCGTGACCTTGCTCGGCCCCTCGGGCTGCGGCAAGTCCACGGCCCTACGGCTCCTGGCTGGGCTGACGGCGCCGACGCAGGGCAGTGTCACGTGGCCCGGCTCCGCACTCAGCGACCACCGCCATGAGATCGGCTTCGTGTTCCAGGACCCGACCCTCATGCCCTGGGCGGACGTGGCCGACAACGTCTGGATGCCCCTACGCCTGCGCGGCGTCTCCAAGCGCGAGGCCGGGGACCGAATTACTGAGAGCCTGACCCGCGTCGGCCTGGAGGACTTCGCCCGCGCCTATCCGCGTGAATTGTCGGGCGGAATGCGGATGCGGGTGTCCATCGCCCGCGCCCTGGCGCTGAAGCCCAGGCTGCTTTTGATGGACGAGCCCTTCGGTGCGCTTGACGAAATCACGCGGTTTCGCCTCAACGACGATCTTCTGCGCCTGAAGCGGGAGCTCGGCTGCACCATCGTGTTCGTGACCCATTCGGTCTTCGAAAGCGTTTATCTGGCCGATCGGGTCGTCGTCATGTCGGCCCGGCCGGGCACCGCCGTTGCCGACATCCGCATCGGGGCCCCGGCCGGGCGCGACATGGATTTCCGCACGAGCCATCGCTACGCCGAACTGTGCCGGGATGTTTCCAATGCCCTTGCAGGCGCTGTTCCGGACGGAGCCCTTTAG